A region from the uncultured Holophaga sp. genome encodes:
- the murC gene encoding UDP-N-acetylmuramate--L-alanine ligase, with product MFGKIQHIHFVGIGGIGMSGIAEVLVNLGYRVSGTDIRESAVTQRLQGLGVEVHIGHDAKAIEGAQVVVISSAVKGDNPEVVAARATKVPVIPRGEMLAELMRMKYGIAVAGSHGKTTTTSMVAQVLSQGGIDPTIVIGGKLGTIGSNAKLGKGPFLVAEADESDGSFLLLSPTIGVITNIDREHLDHYKDLDEIVEAFAGFGNKIPFYGSLFICLDDPNVAALRPRLKRQVRTYGTHPQVDLQAREIVQEGWRTHFKVRAFGEELGSFSLGVPGHHMVLNALATVGVALELGVEREIIRASLASFTGADRRFQRKGEKDGVLVVDDYGHHPTEIAATLGAARHGFPDRRIVVAFQPHRYTRTQALLEEFGRAFFDADVVVFTDIYAASEPPIPGLSGQTLADCVLAHGQREAHYVPRLEELPAFLKGITREGDLLMTFGAGSITTVGPKFLEL from the coding sequence GTGTTCGGAAAGATTCAGCACATCCACTTCGTCGGCATCGGCGGTATCGGCATGTCCGGCATCGCGGAGGTGCTGGTGAACCTGGGCTACCGGGTCTCCGGCACGGACATCCGGGAGAGTGCGGTGACCCAGCGGCTCCAGGGCCTGGGTGTGGAGGTCCACATCGGGCACGACGCCAAGGCCATCGAGGGAGCCCAGGTGGTGGTGATCTCCAGCGCCGTGAAGGGCGACAACCCGGAGGTGGTGGCCGCCCGGGCCACCAAGGTCCCAGTCATCCCCCGGGGCGAGATGCTGGCCGAACTCATGCGCATGAAATACGGCATCGCGGTGGCGGGTTCCCATGGCAAGACCACCACCACCAGCATGGTGGCCCAGGTACTGAGCCAGGGTGGCATCGACCCCACCATTGTCATCGGGGGCAAGCTGGGCACCATCGGCTCCAACGCCAAGCTGGGCAAGGGGCCCTTCCTGGTGGCCGAGGCCGATGAGAGCGACGGCAGCTTCCTGCTCCTGAGCCCCACCATCGGGGTCATCACCAACATCGACCGGGAGCACCTGGACCACTACAAGGACCTGGACGAGATCGTTGAGGCCTTCGCGGGCTTCGGGAACAAGATCCCCTTCTACGGCTCCCTCTTCATCTGTCTGGATGATCCCAACGTGGCGGCCCTGCGGCCTCGGCTCAAGCGTCAGGTCCGCACCTACGGCACCCACCCCCAGGTGGACCTCCAGGCCCGGGAGATCGTCCAGGAGGGCTGGCGCACCCACTTCAAGGTCAGGGCCTTCGGTGAGGAGCTGGGCTCCTTCTCCCTGGGGGTGCCGGGGCACCACATGGTCCTGAATGCCCTGGCCACGGTCGGCGTGGCTCTGGAGCTGGGGGTGGAGCGTGAGATCATCCGGGCCAGCCTGGCCAGCTTCACGGGCGCGGACCGGCGCTTCCAGCGTAAGGGCGAGAAGGACGGGGTCCTGGTGGTGGATGACTATGGCCACCACCCCACCGAGATTGCCGCCACCCTGGGGGCAGCCCGCCACGGCTTCCCCGACCGGCGCATCGTGGTGGCCTTCCAGCCCCACCGCTACACCCGGACCCAGGCCCTCCTGGAGGAGTTCGGCCGGGCCTTCTTCGACGCCGACGTGGTGGTCTTCACCGACATCTATGCGGCCAGCGAGCCGCCCATCCCCGGGCTCTCCGGCCAGACCCTGGCGGACTGTGTCCTGGCCCATGGGCAGCGCGAGGCCCACTATGTGCCACGTCTGGAGGAGCTGCCTGCCTTCCTCAAGGGCATCACCCGCGAAGGGGATCTCCTCATGACCTTCGGGGCGGGGAGCATCACTACGGTCGGACCGAAGTTCCTCGAACTCTGA
- a CDS encoding peptidylprolyl isomerase, translating to MKRLLTGLACAACLLLPVPLSARVADPALFHPEQLRRQAPSSYRVRFETTQGSFTVKVHREWAPQGADRFYNLVTHGFYDGCSFFRVLPGFVVQWGIHPDPGVARAWSGANIGDDRLSIGNLKGRLTFATAGPNTRTTQLFINLADNRRLDAMGFTPFAEVEGEGLVVVRKLYAGYGEGAPMGQGPDQDRMEREGDAYLHKGFPKLDRIRKASLVK from the coding sequence ATGAAGCGTTTGCTCACTGGACTGGCCTGTGCGGCCTGTCTTCTTCTCCCGGTCCCCCTCTCTGCCCGTGTCGCCGATCCGGCCCTGTTCCATCCGGAGCAGCTCAGGCGGCAGGCACCCTCCAGCTACCGGGTCCGCTTCGAGACCACCCAGGGCAGCTTCACGGTCAAAGTGCATCGGGAATGGGCGCCCCAAGGGGCGGATCGCTTCTACAACCTGGTCACCCACGGTTTCTATGATGGCTGCAGCTTCTTCCGGGTCCTGCCGGGCTTTGTGGTTCAGTGGGGCATCCACCCCGACCCCGGGGTGGCCCGGGCCTGGAGCGGAGCGAACATTGGGGACGACAGGCTCTCCATCGGCAATCTGAAGGGTCGCCTCACCTTCGCCACGGCTGGTCCCAACACCCGCACCACCCAGCTTTTCATCAATCTGGCAGACAACCGTCGCCTGGACGCCATGGGCTTCACCCCCTTCGCCGAGGTCGAGGGGGAGGGGCTCGTGGTCGTCAGGAAGCTCTACGCCGGATACGGGGAAGGGGCCCCCATGGGCCAGGGCCCCGACCAGGACCGCATGGAGCGGGAAGGCGATGCCTACCTGCACAAGGGCTTCCCGAAGCTCGACCGGATCCGGAAGGCGAGCCTGGTGAAGTAA
- a CDS encoding agmatine deiminase family protein, which translates to MRRMPAEWEPHAATWLAWPHNAQDWPGKFAAIQWVYADIIRHLSRRERVELLVQDEVAAAKARKVLKRAHALNDQVRLHTVPTDRIWMRDSGCSFVEAAGKLQGISWQFNAWAKYPDWQRDREVNAAMNRIAESQALPATHRGLPVVLEGGSIDVNGQGVLLTTEECLLSEVQQRNAGFTKTEYEQVFAEHLGIRKVIWLDRGVEGDDTHGHVDDITRFVSPDTIITVVEPDPADPNHAPLAENLRRLKTERNLDGSPFRIVELPLPSPVSFEGRRLPASYGNFYIANGLVLVPTFNDPRDRLALNLLADLFPDREVVGIHSGDFIWGFGAMHCMTQQQPAV; encoded by the coding sequence ATGCGCCGCATGCCCGCCGAATGGGAACCCCACGCCGCCACCTGGCTGGCCTGGCCCCACAATGCCCAGGACTGGCCCGGCAAGTTCGCCGCCATCCAGTGGGTTTACGCCGACATCATCCGCCACCTCTCCAGGCGTGAGCGAGTGGAACTCCTGGTGCAGGACGAAGTGGCCGCCGCCAAGGCCCGCAAGGTCCTGAAGCGGGCCCACGCCCTCAACGACCAGGTGCGCTTGCACACCGTCCCCACCGACCGCATCTGGATGCGCGACTCGGGCTGCTCCTTCGTGGAGGCAGCCGGAAAGCTTCAGGGCATCTCCTGGCAATTCAATGCCTGGGCCAAGTACCCCGACTGGCAGCGGGACCGGGAGGTCAACGCCGCCATGAACCGCATCGCGGAAAGCCAGGCCCTCCCGGCCACCCACCGGGGGCTGCCCGTGGTGCTGGAGGGGGGATCCATCGATGTGAACGGCCAGGGCGTACTCCTGACCACCGAAGAGTGTCTCCTCAGCGAGGTCCAGCAGCGCAACGCGGGCTTCACCAAGACCGAGTACGAGCAGGTCTTCGCCGAGCACCTGGGCATCCGCAAGGTCATCTGGCTGGACCGGGGTGTGGAAGGGGATGACACCCATGGCCACGTGGACGACATCACCCGCTTCGTGTCCCCAGACACCATCATCACCGTGGTGGAGCCGGACCCGGCGGACCCCAACCACGCCCCCCTGGCGGAGAATCTGAGGCGCCTGAAGACCGAGCGGAACCTGGACGGCAGCCCCTTCCGCATCGTGGAGCTGCCCCTGCCCTCGCCTGTGTCCTTCGAGGGGCGGCGGCTGCCCGCCAGCTACGGCAACTTCTACATCGCCAACGGGTTGGTGCTGGTGCCCACTTTCAACGACCCCAGGGATCGTCTGGCCCTCAACCTCCTGGCGGACCTCTTCCCGGATCGGGAGGTGGTGGGCATCCACAGCGGTGACTTCATCTGGGGCTTCGGGGCCATGCACTGCATGACCCAGCAGCAACCCGCCGTCTAA
- a CDS encoding ABC transporter ATP-binding protein, translating to MTDAPLIRLENITKVYQMGDMEVRALDGVSLSIQRGEYVAIMGPSGSGKSTMMNVIGCLDTPSTGEYELNGKHVSKMTDDELAQIRNEEIGFVFQTFNLLARTTALQNVELPLIYAGVKPQERHARATKALGDVGLGQRSDHMPNQLSGGQRQRVAIARALVNDPSILLADEPTGALDSKTSVEIMALFEQLYQEGNTIILVTHEEDIARHAHRIIKLLDGKIKHDEPNTPISLEQHLEHLKVWADQD from the coding sequence ATGACCGACGCACCCCTGATCCGGCTCGAGAACATCACCAAGGTCTACCAGATGGGCGACATGGAGGTGCGGGCCCTGGATGGGGTCTCCCTCTCGATCCAGCGGGGGGAATACGTGGCCATCATGGGCCCTTCCGGCTCGGGGAAGTCCACCATGATGAACGTCATCGGCTGTCTGGACACCCCCTCCACTGGGGAATACGAGCTGAACGGCAAGCATGTCTCCAAGATGACTGATGATGAGCTCGCCCAGATCCGCAATGAGGAGATCGGCTTCGTCTTCCAGACCTTCAACCTGCTGGCGCGCACAACGGCGCTGCAGAATGTGGAGCTGCCGCTCATCTACGCAGGGGTCAAACCCCAGGAACGCCACGCCCGGGCCACCAAGGCCCTCGGGGATGTGGGCCTGGGGCAGCGCAGTGACCACATGCCCAACCAGCTCTCTGGCGGTCAGCGGCAGCGGGTGGCCATCGCCCGGGCCCTGGTGAACGACCCTTCGATCCTCCTCGCGGACGAACCCACGGGGGCCCTGGACTCCAAGACCAGCGTCGAGATCATGGCCCTCTTTGAGCAGCTCTACCAGGAGGGGAACACCATCATCCTGGTGACCCACGAAGAGGACATCGCCCGCCATGCCCACCGGATCATCAAGCTGCTGGACGGCAAGATCAAGCATGACGAGCCGAACACCCCCATCAGCCTGGAGCAGCACCTGGAGCACCTGAAGGTCTGGGCTGACCAGGATTGA
- a CDS encoding MFS transporter, whose translation MTSIPETQQLRSARKRFAAMAGAYFLGTFNDNFFKQAVMLLAITLGRKSFQGMVSAAFTIPFLLFAAPAGWFADRYPKRRIVIAAKVVELLGALVGAYGILSGNLWIMVGMVGLMGIQSTFFSPALNGSIPELYPPSHVTQANAVLRMIVSIGILVGITLSGFVLDLKGTPILGAPHGHAMLGVAVVTLGILGLAVSLGIPQRPAADPARPFPWSGPLETFRELRRIWEDRQLGRILVADVFIWSAGVFQLLVINTLGKEQFALGDSRTSLLVAAQLLGLAFGGLLSARFAKGARWFKVLVPAGIAMGLAMLLLALVPTLPRSLQVGSLYTLIALAGAGGGLFMIPCESFLQVRPAPERKGAVWASANFAAFLGMSVVSVAYIALPFLSRLKPTLAYGGLGVVSLLFTLWLAGEFRGKAWA comes from the coding sequence TTGACATCCATCCCCGAAACCCAGCAGCTCCGCAGCGCCCGCAAGCGTTTCGCCGCCATGGCAGGCGCGTATTTCCTCGGGACCTTCAACGACAACTTCTTCAAGCAGGCGGTCATGCTGCTGGCCATCACCCTAGGGCGCAAGTCCTTCCAGGGGATGGTGAGCGCCGCCTTCACCATCCCCTTCCTCCTCTTCGCCGCCCCGGCCGGCTGGTTCGCAGACCGCTACCCCAAGCGCCGGATCGTCATCGCCGCCAAGGTCGTCGAGCTCTTGGGCGCCCTGGTGGGAGCCTATGGCATCCTCTCCGGCAATCTCTGGATCATGGTGGGCATGGTGGGCCTCATGGGCATCCAGTCCACCTTCTTCAGCCCGGCCCTGAACGGCTCCATCCCCGAACTCTACCCCCCCAGCCATGTGACCCAGGCCAATGCGGTGCTCCGGATGATCGTGAGCATCGGCATCCTGGTGGGCATCACCCTCTCGGGCTTCGTGCTGGACCTCAAAGGCACTCCCATCCTGGGCGCCCCCCACGGCCACGCCATGCTGGGGGTCGCCGTGGTGACCCTCGGCATCCTGGGCCTGGCCGTCAGCCTGGGCATCCCCCAGCGCCCCGCTGCGGACCCCGCCCGCCCATTCCCCTGGAGCGGCCCCCTGGAGACCTTCCGGGAGCTGCGCCGCATCTGGGAGGACCGCCAGCTCGGACGCATCCTGGTGGCCGATGTCTTCATCTGGTCCGCCGGGGTCTTCCAGCTGCTGGTCATCAACACCCTCGGCAAGGAGCAGTTCGCCCTGGGCGACAGCCGGACCTCCCTCCTCGTGGCAGCCCAACTCCTGGGCCTGGCCTTTGGTGGGCTCCTCTCCGCCCGCTTCGCCAAGGGCGCGCGCTGGTTCAAGGTGCTGGTGCCCGCAGGAATCGCCATGGGCCTTGCCATGCTCCTTCTGGCCCTGGTCCCGACCCTGCCCCGGAGCCTCCAGGTGGGCTCTCTCTACACCCTCATCGCCCTGGCAGGGGCGGGTGGGGGCCTCTTCATGATCCCCTGCGAGAGCTTCCTGCAGGTGCGCCCGGCTCCCGAGCGCAAGGGCGCCGTGTGGGCCAGCGCCAACTTCGCCGCCTTCCTGGGCATGTCCGTGGTGAGCGTCGCCTACATCGCCCTGCCCTTCCTGAGCCGCCTGAAGCCCACCCTGGCCTATGGCGGCCTGGGAGTGGTCTCCCTCCTCTTCACCCTCTGGCTCGCCGGCGAGTTCCGGGGAAAGGCCTGGGCATGA
- a CDS encoding carbon-nitrogen hydrolase, with translation MQPDRYKVALIQMSMSSQPEENLAKALAFIGEAAAKGAQVVCLPELFQTQYFCQREDAALFDLAEPIPGDTSRQLGEAAKRHGVALVSSLFERRAAGLYHNTAVIHDADGEQLGIYRKMHIPDDPLFYEKFYFTPGDLGYQAFDTRHGRIATLICWDQWYPEGARLTAMQGPSILFYPTAIGWHPAEKAEFGVAQHDAWRTVQRGHAVANGIFVGAVNRVGFETGDIRGDRAKEGQGLEFWGGSFLADPFGRILVEGSHDREEILIGEVDLRLLEDTRRNWPFFRDRRIDSFGGLTRRFLD, from the coding sequence GTGCAGCCTGACCGCTACAAAGTCGCCCTGATCCAGATGTCCATGTCCTCCCAGCCGGAGGAGAACCTGGCCAAGGCCCTGGCCTTCATCGGAGAGGCCGCCGCCAAGGGCGCCCAGGTGGTCTGCCTTCCAGAACTCTTCCAGACTCAGTATTTCTGCCAGCGGGAGGACGCCGCCCTCTTCGATCTGGCCGAGCCCATCCCGGGCGACACCAGCCGCCAGCTGGGCGAAGCCGCCAAGCGCCACGGCGTGGCCCTGGTGAGTTCCCTCTTCGAGCGCCGGGCCGCCGGGCTCTATCACAACACCGCCGTCATCCACGACGCCGACGGCGAGCAGCTGGGCATCTACCGCAAGATGCACATCCCCGACGACCCCCTCTTCTACGAGAAGTTCTACTTCACTCCGGGGGACCTGGGCTACCAGGCCTTCGACACCCGCCACGGCCGCATCGCCACCCTCATCTGCTGGGACCAGTGGTACCCCGAGGGCGCCCGTCTCACGGCCATGCAGGGCCCCAGCATCCTCTTCTACCCCACCGCCATCGGCTGGCACCCGGCGGAGAAGGCCGAGTTCGGGGTGGCCCAGCACGACGCCTGGCGCACCGTGCAGCGGGGCCACGCCGTGGCCAATGGCATCTTCGTGGGGGCTGTGAACCGCGTGGGCTTCGAGACCGGCGACATCCGGGGCGACAGGGCCAAGGAGGGCCAGGGGCTGGAGTTCTGGGGTGGTTCCTTCCTGGCGGACCCCTTCGGGCGGATTCTGGTGGAGGGCAGCCACGACCGGGAGGAGATCCTCATCGGCGAGGTGGACCTGCGCCTGCTGGAGGACACCCGCCGCAACTGGCCCTTCTTCCGCGACCGCCGCATCGACTCCTTCGGCGGCCTCACCCGCCGCTTCCTGGACTGA
- a CDS encoding Ppx/GppA phosphatase family protein has translation MRIAAIDVGSNSIHMVVVETDEVGNQRVLAREKVMVRLSRGMAHTGQIAPENYQAGMDALNLMGQVIQSFQCDTVVACGTAALREAANAQAFLAGAAAHGVPIRVISGEEEARLIHLAVSRAVPFPEEPIALVDIGGGSTEITWTLGDRVLASISLPWGIQRLADAAPTSDPPTPEDLKHLRRFMAKVLKKARKGLPEGLPNCRMLLATSGTWQDLAKGCGSETELSLGDLIKYKRRLWQLSSQERMSLLGVEAKRAEVLHVGATWAAGLMRWLGASQARCLAVGLREGMIWEALKHGGQNPPALAARRRASVEALAERLDPDPAHSRHVALLCDQLFTDLQPVFDLGETERELLAYAARLHDIGLSIAEKAHHKLGAYLVQNAKLQGFWPKESDVISQVVRFHRGKAPRKSKDELHARLAPWHQQVVEKLAAIVRVADALDRSRRKAVRTVAIQAEEGGYRLVVRGKGDLTPELESLKLKGRLLYELLEQPVRMVIER, from the coding sequence ATGCGGATCGCAGCCATCGATGTAGGCTCGAACTCCATCCACATGGTGGTGGTGGAAACGGACGAGGTGGGCAATCAGCGGGTGCTGGCCCGGGAAAAGGTAATGGTCCGCCTGTCCAGAGGCATGGCCCATACGGGTCAGATCGCCCCGGAGAACTACCAGGCGGGGATGGACGCCCTCAACCTCATGGGACAGGTGATCCAGAGCTTCCAGTGCGACACCGTGGTGGCCTGCGGCACCGCAGCCCTGCGCGAGGCGGCCAACGCCCAGGCCTTCCTGGCTGGCGCTGCGGCCCACGGCGTTCCGATCAGGGTCATCTCCGGCGAGGAGGAAGCGCGCCTGATCCACCTCGCGGTGAGCCGGGCCGTCCCCTTCCCGGAGGAGCCCATCGCCCTGGTGGACATCGGCGGCGGCAGCACCGAGATCACCTGGACCCTGGGAGATCGGGTCCTGGCCTCCATATCCCTGCCCTGGGGCATCCAGCGCCTGGCAGATGCGGCCCCCACCTCCGACCCCCCCACCCCGGAGGACCTCAAGCACCTGCGTCGCTTCATGGCCAAGGTCCTGAAGAAGGCCAGGAAGGGTCTGCCCGAGGGACTGCCCAACTGCAGGATGCTCCTGGCCACCTCCGGCACTTGGCAGGACCTGGCCAAGGGTTGCGGCTCGGAAACGGAGCTCAGCCTGGGAGACCTGATCAAATACAAGCGTCGGCTCTGGCAGCTCTCCTCCCAGGAGCGGATGAGTCTCCTGGGCGTGGAGGCCAAGCGGGCCGAGGTCCTGCATGTAGGCGCCACCTGGGCTGCCGGACTCATGCGCTGGCTGGGAGCCTCCCAGGCCCGCTGCCTGGCCGTGGGTCTGCGTGAGGGGATGATCTGGGAGGCCCTCAAGCACGGCGGACAGAATCCCCCGGCCCTCGCCGCCCGGCGTCGGGCCTCGGTGGAGGCCCTGGCCGAGCGCCTGGACCCCGACCCGGCCCACAGCCGCCATGTGGCCCTCCTCTGCGACCAGCTCTTCACCGACCTCCAGCCGGTCTTCGACCTCGGAGAGACCGAGCGAGAGCTGCTGGCCTACGCGGCCAGGCTCCACGACATCGGCCTCTCCATCGCCGAGAAGGCCCACCACAAGCTCGGGGCCTACCTGGTCCAGAACGCCAAGCTCCAGGGCTTCTGGCCCAAGGAGAGCGATGTCATCAGCCAGGTGGTCCGCTTCCACCGCGGCAAGGCCCCCCGCAAGTCCAAGGACGAACTCCATGCCCGCCTGGCCCCCTGGCACCAGCAGGTGGTGGAAAAGCTCGCGGCCATCGTACGGGTGGCTGACGCCCTCGACCGCAGCCGGCGCAAAGCGGTACGCACCGTCGCCATCCAGGCGGAAGAGGGCGGCTACCGCCTCGTGGTGAGAGGCAAGGGGGACCTCACTCCGGAGCTGGAGAGCCTCAAGCTCAAGGGCCGGCTGCTCTACGAGCTGCTGGAGCAGCCGGTGCGGATGGTGATCGAGCGCTGA
- a CDS encoding AEC family transporter, whose translation MQSNIIDQVIILFLLLAVGFFARRKGYIDERVNRGLSDLLLNITMPLLVVVSFLRPYDPTMTGKAGTMLALSVLMDILLLVLGKLLFFKAPRERQAPWRFITAFSNCGFMGIPLLAALFPDVGVFYGAVFQLPFWVFMFSSGITLFTGKATLKDMGRAVLNPILLATIVGMLLYLCSIRFPHPLTQTMTMVGNMTTPLSMMIIGVMLAEVKATEVFSGFSIYMISFVRLLLAPAITLGVCRLCHADPVITRILVLIEAMPSAATVAVFSQIYGGDNAYNSRCVFLTTALSLVTLPLVVRFLLPLA comes from the coding sequence TTGCAGAGCAACATCATCGACCAGGTCATCATCCTCTTCCTCCTGCTGGCCGTGGGCTTCTTCGCCCGCCGCAAGGGCTACATCGACGAGCGGGTGAACCGGGGCCTTTCGGACCTGCTCCTCAACATCACCATGCCCCTCCTGGTGGTGGTCTCCTTCCTCCGCCCCTATGATCCCACCATGACCGGCAAGGCCGGGACCATGCTCGCCCTGTCCGTCCTCATGGACATCCTCCTCCTCGTCCTGGGCAAGCTGCTCTTCTTCAAGGCACCCAGGGAGCGGCAGGCCCCCTGGCGCTTCATCACCGCCTTCTCCAACTGCGGTTTCATGGGCATCCCCCTCCTCGCCGCCCTCTTCCCCGATGTGGGGGTCTTCTACGGAGCGGTCTTCCAGCTGCCCTTCTGGGTCTTCATGTTCAGCTCGGGCATCACGCTCTTCACCGGGAAGGCGACCCTGAAGGACATGGGCAGGGCCGTCCTCAATCCCATCCTCCTCGCCACGATCGTGGGCATGCTCCTCTACCTCTGCTCGATCCGCTTCCCGCATCCCCTGACCCAGACCATGACCATGGTGGGGAACATGACCACCCCCCTCTCCATGATGATCATCGGGGTGATGCTGGCGGAGGTGAAGGCCACCGAGGTCTTCTCGGGCTTCTCCATCTACATGATCAGCTTCGTGCGCCTGCTCCTGGCCCCGGCCATCACCCTGGGGGTCTGCCGCCTCTGCCATGCCGATCCGGTCATCACCCGGATTCTGGTGCTCATCGAGGCCATGCCCTCGGCCGCCACAGTGGCGGTCTTCTCCCAGATCTACGGCGGTGACAACGCCTACAACTCCCGTTGCGTCTTCCTCACCACGGCCCTGAGCCTGGTGACCCTGCCCCTGGTCGTGCGCTTCCTGCTGCCCCTGGCCTGA
- a CDS encoding peroxiredoxin, with translation MLQKLVPALFCSTLMLAGELSTGQPAPLFEARDQSGQMVRLADYRGKQVVVLYFYPKDGTPGCTAEACSLRDGYAGLKAAGAEVLGVSADDAASHAAFAAQHGLPFRLLEDPERKIIEAYGVAMPTMARAKRWTFIIDRKGIIRDIVSKVDPQTHDQQVLALLKELKD, from the coding sequence ATGCTCCAAAAACTGGTTCCTGCTCTTTTTTGCTCGACCCTGATGCTGGCTGGTGAACTCTCCACTGGACAGCCTGCTCCCCTCTTTGAGGCCCGGGATCAGTCCGGCCAGATGGTGCGTCTGGCGGACTACCGCGGCAAGCAGGTGGTGGTGCTCTATTTCTATCCCAAGGACGGAACCCCCGGATGCACTGCGGAGGCATGCTCCCTGCGGGACGGCTACGCCGGCCTGAAGGCTGCGGGGGCCGAGGTACTGGGGGTGAGTGCGGATGATGCCGCCAGCCATGCCGCTTTCGCGGCCCAGCATGGTCTGCCCTTCCGCCTTCTGGAGGACCCGGAGCGCAAGATCATCGAGGCCTACGGTGTCGCCATGCCCACGATGGCCCGGGCCAAGCGGTGGACCTTCATCATCGACCGGAAGGGGATCATCCGGGACATCGTCAGCAAGGTGGATCCCCAGACCCACGACCAGCAGGTGCTGGCCCTGTTGAAGGAGCTCAAGGACTGA